From Asterias rubens chromosome 6, eAstRub1.3, whole genome shotgun sequence, one genomic window encodes:
- the LOC117291543 gene encoding uncharacterized protein PB18E9.04c-like, whose protein sequence is MESLFHAHRVGLVNSIMTNILVLLAGFGTSVVLSSSVGRGQEFIFAFPTNLQQTISPDETATLSLSITSFSSGPTHINVTVVGLGWSREDTLNSQYDSLTVDLPPQAEARRSALQNTTVFVRASQDVTVLALSTKAGSRGGFLVRSTQNLGVDYFVASYTPTEGESSEFTISATQDNTVVQIQLKAPLMFDNMPYSRGALELSLDRLQTAQFQGTLDLTGSRVTSNLPISVVSGSSASSVPAEAGTAGHLVEHLPPVSTWGHVYALAPFIGQPSGYKCKVVASCPTITVVQGFGETVPLFAAGESHVWDASVSSPAFIIADKPILVVQYSKGRRDDVGSNTGIGDPSMTVIPPVDRFAAGGALLSTPTLPLGANQHLSITIRCNETDGLTLNGEPLIPDRKFGYQQTDTCVAQKKLITTTNVIRVQHSSPTVPLAVSVAVYGATQGAYSVAANLGMESPLCSTADMDECCTPVSLSSADDSSSSYHSSISSDYSSVDGVEFMSSVESPVSNTPATHNSDLGGSILLSVVEANETTTESQMISSMNTTATNTTKQQQSTSTPIVATTLPGSITNATTTLGTTYVVVSNATSSDKAPPTTDSPRGMTTTVNASSLPTISESSSAGMTTSTTRQSVKLTTGAPSTRLSTEHADVTGLASTTSETTPTKQPTTTIAPCMTCQRPYRIVLYGGISLAVLFLIIIVICLVKIILKRREAKRKLHERNSRWVAFPVGISAEELTLTRTKIKPV, encoded by the exons ATGGAGAGTCTGTTCCATGCTCATCGCGTCGGCCTGGTGAATTCCATCATGACCAACATCTTGGTACTGCTGGCTGGTTTCGGCACGAGCG ttgtcCTGTCATCTTCTGTCGGCAGGGGACAAGAGTTCATCTTTGCTTTTCCCACAAACTTACAGCAGACGATCTCCCCCGATGAAACTGCAACTCTCTCCCTAAGCATAACTTCGTTCAGCTCTGGTCCTACACACATTAACGTCACTGTTGTAGGTCTCGGCTGGAGCAGAGAAGACACTTTGAACAGTCAGTACGATTCACTGACTGTAGACCTGCCCCCGCAGGCAGAGGCCAGACGCTCAGCTCTTCAAAACACCACAGTGTTCGTAAGGGCGAGCCAAGACGTGACAGTGTTAGCGCTGTCGACAAAGGCAGGATCTAGAGGTGGCTTTCTGGTGAGATCCACCCAAAATCTAGGGGTTGATTATTTTGTAGCATCGTACACACCCACTGAGGGGGAGTCGTCTGAGTTTACTATATCAGCTACCCAGGATAACACTGTGGTGCAGATCCAGCTTAAGGCGCCCTTAATGTTTGATAACATGCCGTACAGCAGAGGGGCGCTTGAGCTATCTTTAGATCGTCTGCAAACCGCCCAGTTCCAGGGCACACTGGATCTAACCGGTTCCCGGGTAACTTCGAACCTGCCCATTTCCGTTGTATCCGGATCGTCTGCGTCTAGCGTCCCGGCAGAAGCGGGTACCGCGGGTCACCTCGTGGAACATCTCCCACCCGTCAGCACATGGGGTCATGTCTATGCTCTCGCCCCTTTCATTGGGCAGCCCTCGGGGTATAAATGTAAAGTGGTTGCAAGTTGCCCCACGATTACCGTGGTACAAGGGTTTGGTGAGACTGTGCCTCTCTTCGCCGCAGGAGAGTCTCACGTCTGGGACGCCTCGGTAAGCTCTCCCGCCTTCATAATAGCTGACAAACCAATTCTTGTCGTGCAATACAGCAAGGGAAGACGGGATGATGTCGGTAGCAACACCGGTATAGGTGACCCCTCTATGACTGTGATTCCGCCCGTCGATCGCTTCGCTGCCGGGGGTGCGTTGCTCTCGACTCCCACTCTACCACTCGGGGCGAATCAGCACTTGTCCATCACGATCAGGTGTAATGAAACCGATGGTCTTACTCTCAACGGAGAACCGCTGATTCCTGATCGCAAGTTTGGCTACCAACAAACTGATACCTGTGTCGCACAAAAGAAACTCATTACAACGACTAATGTTATTCGCGTTCAGCACTCCTCACCAACAGTCCCTCTCGCGGTGTCTGTTGCCGTCTACGGAGCCACACAAGGTGCCTACTCGGTCGCTGCTAATCTCGGCATGGAGTCGCCACTCTGCTCGACTGCCGACATGGATGAGTGTTGTACCCCCGTCAGCCTGTCGTCAGCAGACGACTCGAGTTCGAGTTACCATAGTTCGATCAGTAGTGACTACAGTAGTGTGGATGGAGTTGAGTTCATGTCATCAGTGGAGAGTCCCGTCTCAAACACTCCAGCTACTCACAACTCTGATCTGGGAGGCTCAATATTATTGTCTGTTGTCGAAGCAAATGAGACAACCACAGAGTCACAGATGATTTCAAGCATGAACACAACTGCTACAAATactacaaaacaacaacagtcGACATCTACTCCTATAGTTGCCACGACCCTGCCTGGATCAATCACGAATGCAACCACGACATTGGGAACCACATACGTGGTTGTGTCGAACGCAACAAGCAGCGACAAAGCTCCCCCGACGACAGACTCTCCTCGCGGCATGACCACAACTGTCAACGCCTCTTCGTTACCAACGATCAGCGAGTCATCTTCAGCTGGCATGACCACAAGCACGACCCGTCAGTCGGTCAAACTAACCACGGGTGCCCCGTCAACCAGGTTATCAACAGAGCACGCTGATGTCACCGGGTTGGCTTCCACAACGTCCGAGACAACACCAACAAAGCAACCTACAACAACGATTGCTCCGT GCATGACGTGCCAGAGACCTTATCGAATCGTACTTTATGGCGGGATTTCCTTGGCTGTACTGTTCCTCATCATTATAGTCATCTGTCTTGTAAAAATTAT ATTGAAACGAAGAGAGGCGAAGAGGAAGCTCCATGAGAGAAACAGCCGTTGGGTGGCCTTTCCCGTCGGCATCTCCGCTGAGGAACTCACACTAacccgaacaaagataaagCCCGTCTAG